A stretch of the Candidatus Neomarinimicrobiota bacterium genome encodes the following:
- a CDS encoding PD-(D/E)XK nuclease family protein — MASDLKKRYQDKLQRAVAQNDYTNAEKMIKALNVLHKLQAGDTIEWGDEPWETELQNELSDSFVPSPAETLSLSASTVETYLECPLKYRFKQIDKIPESASRPQLTFGNIIHKVLERFHGSGGDLTENQILQILDEEWKSGEFAYMQREEKLKEQAVEMLKRYVKNTKQEPPDVLDTELKFSFDLDGIRIVGMIDRIDNSSNGNKVVDYKTSKRSTPAKNSVQLGIYSLYLQQTKDEKLAGIPETATLYFLRDEEQPEHSHTFTEKELDATREKITDVARGIRAGRFEPCSGYHCDWCDYKNLACPAWES, encoded by the coding sequence ATGGCGTCAGACCTGAAAAAGAGGTACCAGGACAAGCTCCAGCGAGCAGTTGCTCAGAATGACTACACCAACGCTGAAAAGATGATCAAGGCACTGAACGTTCTCCACAAGCTTCAGGCTGGTGACACCATAGAGTGGGGCGATGAACCGTGGGAAACAGAGTTGCAGAATGAACTCAGTGACAGCTTTGTCCCCTCTCCAGCAGAGACCCTGTCACTCTCCGCAAGTACAGTTGAAACCTACCTGGAGTGCCCCCTGAAATACAGATTTAAACAGATAGACAAAATCCCCGAATCAGCTAGCCGGCCACAGCTCACATTCGGAAACATTATTCACAAGGTGCTGGAGCGCTTTCACGGTTCCGGAGGAGATTTAACCGAAAATCAAATTCTTCAGATTCTTGATGAAGAGTGGAAGAGTGGGGAATTTGCCTACATGCAACGTGAAGAAAAGCTGAAAGAACAGGCGGTGGAGATGCTGAAACGGTATGTCAAAAATACCAAACAGGAACCGCCAGATGTTCTGGATACGGAATTGAAATTTTCCTTCGACCTTGATGGCATCCGTATCGTTGGGATGATTGATCGTATAGACAATTCCTCAAACGGGAATAAGGTGGTCGACTACAAAACCAGCAAGCGATCTACACCGGCCAAGAACTCTGTCCAGCTCGGTATTTACAGCCTCTATCTCCAGCAAACTAAAGATGAAAAGCTGGCGGGCATCCCGGAAACGGCAACACTCTACTTTCTCCGCGATGAGGAACAGCCTGAGCACAGCCACACTTTCACGGAAAAGGAACTCGATGCCACACGGGAAAAGATTACCGATGTAGCCCGGGGCATCCGTGCCGGACGGTTTGAGCCTTGCAGCGGTTACCACTGTGACTGGTGTGATTACAAAAACCTCGCTTGCCCGGCGTGGGAATCATAG
- a CDS encoding DUF5117 domain-containing protein: MKPYEGFMDFYWNDATGEIFMKIDKFDEELLYIRSLSAGIGSNDIGLDRAQLGGSHLVVFELIGPKVLMVEQNYAFRAISKDQAEINAVKDAFARSTHWGFKVEAESGKAVLVNATKFFLRDAHNVAGRLKQSRQGSYKIDESRSAFYLPGTENFPKNSEFEVTLTFVGTPEGRYIRDVSPTASAVTVRQHHAFVELPEVGYETRKFDPRAGMNGLTYMDYATPLDERIVKKVISRHRLNRKNPSGRRGEPVEPIVYYIDPGMPEPVRSAAFDGAKWWNQAFDAAGYKDGFVVKLLPEDVSPMDIRYNVVNWVHRATRGWSYGSSVRDPRTGEILKGHVVLGSLRLRQDYLIAEGLMAPYEDGTKVPNDIRELALARLRQLVAHEIGHTLGLPHNYISSTQDRASVMDYPHPMMKIRSNGTLDWSRAYDTDIGEWDKVAVEYAYRDFPKGTNENSELEKVLSNAWNRGLWFITDQDARPQGSAHPQAHLWDNGENAVDQLNHLMKVRGIALSNFGEANIREGAPYSSLEEVLVPLYLHHRYQLEAASKVVGGLEFRYAVRGDGQPVVKIVDPKEQRRALDALMNTVTPKALAIPADVLNLIPPRAFGYPRTRETFNVHTGVAFDALAAAETAAGLTMRMVLHHERAARLVEYHARDSKNPGLDEVINTVLKNTWYANRENGLDGEIQKEVDMVTLHYLMALANHGSASHQVKAVAMMKISELSEWLNSQKRRERDEGLKAHYGYATHLIQQFIDDPSSVTVPEPVDPPAGSPIGMGSDDWCGWSGN; the protein is encoded by the coding sequence ATGAAACCCTATGAAGGTTTCATGGACTTTTACTGGAATGATGCCACCGGTGAGATATTTATGAAGATCGACAAGTTCGATGAGGAACTTCTTTATATTAGATCGCTTTCAGCCGGTATCGGTTCCAACGATATCGGTCTGGACAGAGCACAACTGGGCGGAAGTCATCTGGTAGTGTTTGAGCTGATTGGTCCCAAAGTACTTATGGTGGAACAGAACTACGCCTTCCGGGCTATCTCGAAAGACCAGGCTGAAATAAATGCTGTGAAGGATGCCTTCGCTCGATCCACCCACTGGGGTTTTAAAGTTGAGGCGGAAAGCGGCAAAGCCGTGCTTGTAAACGCCACAAAATTTTTCCTTCGAGATGCCCATAATGTGGCCGGTAGACTGAAACAGTCGCGACAGGGAAGCTACAAAATAGATGAATCCCGCTCTGCTTTTTATCTACCTGGAACAGAGAACTTCCCAAAAAATTCTGAATTCGAGGTGACTCTCACTTTTGTGGGAACACCCGAAGGGCGTTACATCCGAGATGTCTCCCCTACAGCCTCGGCTGTCACGGTCCGGCAACACCATGCATTTGTTGAACTTCCTGAAGTAGGATATGAAACACGGAAGTTTGATCCCCGTGCCGGCATGAATGGTCTGACCTACATGGACTACGCCACACCATTGGATGAGCGCATTGTAAAGAAAGTGATTAGCCGTCACCGACTCAATCGAAAGAATCCCTCCGGTCGGCGCGGTGAACCGGTGGAACCCATTGTTTACTACATCGATCCAGGCATGCCGGAACCTGTCCGCTCTGCCGCTTTCGACGGCGCCAAGTGGTGGAACCAGGCCTTCGATGCGGCGGGGTATAAAGATGGGTTTGTGGTCAAATTGCTTCCTGAAGATGTCAGCCCCATGGATATTCGCTACAACGTCGTAAACTGGGTCCACCGGGCAACGAGAGGATGGTCCTATGGCAGTTCTGTCCGCGATCCCCGGACGGGAGAGATTTTAAAGGGTCACGTAGTATTGGGTTCCCTCAGGCTAAGGCAGGATTACCTCATTGCCGAGGGTCTCATGGCACCCTACGAAGATGGGACAAAAGTCCCCAATGACATAAGAGAATTGGCTCTGGCCCGTCTTCGCCAGCTTGTAGCCCATGAAATTGGTCACACTTTAGGACTTCCTCACAACTACATCTCAAGTACTCAGGACCGAGCTTCAGTCATGGACTATCCGCATCCCATGATGAAAATACGCAGCAACGGCACTCTAGACTGGTCCCGTGCCTACGATACGGATATTGGTGAATGGGATAAGGTGGCTGTGGAGTACGCTTACAGGGATTTTCCTAAAGGAACCAATGAAAACAGCGAACTGGAAAAAGTTTTAAGTAATGCCTGGAATCGAGGCCTCTGGTTCATCACAGATCAGGACGCCCGGCCGCAGGGAAGCGCCCACCCCCAGGCACACCTTTGGGATAACGGTGAAAATGCTGTTGATCAGCTGAACCACCTCATGAAGGTGAGAGGCATCGCCCTGTCCAACTTTGGTGAAGCCAATATTAGAGAGGGAGCACCCTACTCATCTCTGGAAGAGGTATTGGTACCTCTTTACCTACATCACCGCTATCAGCTAGAGGCCGCCTCGAAAGTGGTGGGTGGTCTGGAATTTCGTTACGCTGTCCGCGGAGACGGCCAGCCAGTGGTAAAGATTGTAGATCCAAAAGAACAGCGGAGAGCTCTGGATGCCCTCATGAATACAGTGACACCTAAGGCACTGGCCATTCCGGCAGATGTGCTTAATCTAATCCCCCCCAGAGCTTTCGGTTACCCGCGAACAAGGGAAACATTCAATGTTCACACTGGTGTCGCTTTCGACGCCCTTGCGGCAGCGGAAACAGCGGCCGGGTTAACCATGCGGATGGTCCTTCATCACGAAAGAGCAGCCAGGCTTGTGGAATACCACGCCAGAGATTCGAAAAATCCGGGGCTTGATGAAGTGATTAACACCGTTTTAAAAAACACCTGGTATGCCAACCGTGAAAACGGTCTTGACGGTGAGATCCAGAAAGAAGTAGACATGGTAACCCTGCATTACCTCATGGCGCTGGCCAACCACGGTTCAGCCTCTCACCAGGTAAAGGCCGTGGCTATGATGAAAATTAGTGAATTGAGTGAATGGCTCAATAGTCAGAAGAGGAGAGAACGGGACGAAGGCCTAAAAGCCCATTACGGCTATGCCACCCATCTCATTCAGCAGTTTATTGACGACCCGTCTTCAGTCACTGTGCCAGAGCCGGTGGATCCACCGGCAGGTTCACCCATCGGCATGGGCAGCGATGACTGGTGCGGCTGGAGCGGTAACTAA